The window GCTCCTGGCACTAGTGGAGGAAGTGGGTGCTATACACCGTCACCTATCCCTGATCCAATTGCCGAGTGGAATGCAGATTTCGAGGGGCCAACCAGGCACAAAGCCTTGGCCTTCTTTCATCGTCGATCGTTCCAGGCTCCACAGCATATGGGAATGGAAAATGACTCCTCTACACCACAAACTTACCTCAACAGGCGATTCAGTGTTTGTGAAAAAACAATTTTTGGCCATAGACACAGCGACTTTGACCCAAATATGAGATGGGGTTATAGGCCAAGTGACTGTTCTTCCAGTCAGCGGCCAAGTGATTGTCGCCCGAGTGACTATTCCTCTGGTCATCGACCAAGTGACTATTCTTCAAGTCGGCGGCCTAGTGACTATTCTTGGGGTCAGAGGCCTAGTGATTTCTCGAGATTGGAGTCTGATGAGGATTATTTGCCTGAGGATTCACCTAGTACGGTGTTGAATACTCCAATGTCATACAGTGCTAATCAGGGGGAAGATAAAGCTATGATGCCCGAATGCTCTAGATATTCTTTGGTGGCAAGCAAGCAAATGGTCGGCATTTTTCTAACTGTTTGGGTTCGAAGTGAATTAAGGGAATTTGTACAGAACATAAAGGTTTCTTGTGTTGGTCGAGGATTGATGGGTTACCTGGGCAATAAGGTAGTCGTTTATGTTAATATAGTTATTTTTGCTTGTATTTAggcaatttaaaataattaactaaGGGCAGTATTGTTCTTTTGTGGCAGGGATCTATTTCAATCAGCATGTTGCTGCATCAGACCAGCTTTTGTTTCGTGTGCAGTCATTTGACATCTGGTCAGAAGGAAGGTGATGAATTACGAAGAAATGCCGATGTCACAGAAATCTTAAGAAAAACAAGATTCCCACGTGTTAACTGCATCAATGATGAGAAATCCCCAGAGACAATCCTTGGACATGAGTAAGATCTTCTTAGACATTTGGTTTGTTTTAAGtaggtaattttttttaatcttgatCAGCAGCTAAATCAGGGGTATTTTCTCGCTGTCGAGTACCTTTGAGCATAGTCGAATGGAAAATTTTCGTTCAACTATTCTTGTGCTTATCATTGGTTAACAAGGCCTTTTCACTGATAATCGATTTTTGAAGTAGTCGAACTATCTGGCTGGGAGATCTGAACTATCGTATGGCGCTGCCATACCGGTCTGCTAAAGCACTCATTGAAATGCAAAACTGGAGAGCCTTGTTAGAAAAGGACCAAGTATGACATCTTACTCTTACAGAGGACATATCTGTTCCGTTTCTTGAAATTATTTGGCTTGATTTTGTTTGTCCATCTGCCGATATTGAACTATACTTTATTTTCCTTACAGCTGCGGATTGAGCATAGACAAGGTCGAGTATTTGACGGCTGGAAAGAAGGGAAGATATATTTTCCACCAACATATAAATATTCACATAATTCAGACAGATATGCAGGAGATGATATGCATCCAAAGGAGAAACGGAGGACGCCCGCATGGTAATATCTTTAATACGGCTTAGTTAAATGAAGATTTTTTGCATATATCTAGCTGGAGCTGATTTCTATCTTTCCATATCTAAAGGTGTGACCGGATTTTGTGGTACGGTACTGGTCTTCAACAATTATCGTACGTTCGTGGGGAATGTAGGTTTTCAGATCATAGACCGGTCTCCAGTGTGTTTTGGGCTGAAGTCGAATCTCTTCCCAGCCGGTTAAGGAAAAGCATGAGTCGTTCGAGCTCCAGAATCGAGGTGGAGGAAATGTTACCATATTCACATGGTTATACAGAACTCTCCTTCTTTTGAAGGAACTCTTATGTCGGTACGCCATTGAGATTATCCGTTTTTATCAGCTATTGTTTTTGGTATATCACCAACACTTGATCCTAAACATGTTATGCTCTGCTCCGCCTGTGATTCATGTATCAGCATATAGGCCTTCTTTACAATCCCTTTTTGTACCGACTCTCCCAGATATTGTCTAGTGATACATCCAGTTGTCTTATCCCTTGAGTTTTTAATGTTTTCTTTATATTTCTCTTGTATAATTGGTTCCCTTTTATAGGTCGCCAGATGCTTTTGAGTTTTGGCATACACCAATCTGACAAATAGATAAGGACATCTCCTCTCATTAACCGATAAAGGCAAGTCTGTCCTTAAATTTTACACATCCTGCAGCGTGCTTATGATTTTAGTCTAATTTTCTAACTCGTCTTCTGATCAGACGTGATATGCTACACTCCAAAGACTAATTTGACACGGTGTGACTTGATTAATGCATACTCCTTAACTGATTACATTCTTCCAACATCCTAGTCTTCAAAATTTCAAGATTCACAATTTCCCGACACGTCGGCTCTAAGTTTCGTTCAAGTAATTTGAGCCTTCGTTACTAGGTATGATCGACCACCTTCGTCAACATGAGTACCGAGGAACAAGTCCGTTCTGTGTCAAGGCCATGGGATGAGTGACAGAGCAGGTGGGAATACAAGAATCTTGTTTGCTTCATCTTGTGAACTTCTGATGATTCTTTGTTTGTTAGGGTAGATATTCTTGTCCACGGGAGAAATACATATGGCCAAAATAATGATGCCCTTTTTTACCTTTTGTTTTaagagaagaaaagaaagtgAGAATCTGATGTAACACTCATTGCTAACGTGACCGAAAGCACAATATTGAATCCTGTAAAGACGGCCTTGTGCTCGATGTTTTGCTGCTAATGGTTTTTACTGAAAAGTTGTTTTCTTGGCTGTCTCCCATATACGGACACCGACACACGTGCATGCAGCAGTCTGAGCTCGTGTCATAATCTGTTAATAATAATACATATTATTATATGCCAGTGGATTCAaacattttttgataaatttactTGGATATGATCTCATGGATAGACAGTTTGatccataaaaataatattttttttatgagttagTCGACATGAGATCTGTATCTCAAAGTTGTTCTACGTtctataaaatcattttttaaccGAAGTTACAAAacaatcattttaatttattgtatatttttgGTTATGTGTAAGTTCTATCAAAGTATTTCGTGGTTTTACTTGGAAATACTTTTCCAATTAAGATATAAATGCCATTTGCCTTAATTATCGATCACAAAAGATTATTCTACCGTAGAGTttctccttcaaaatatttttttcgccGAAAATACttttgtaaatattatattttgttcataaaaaaatattatattttgaaaaacattTCAACTAAAAATCACATACTGAAAttaaatgtgatcaattgaAGAGATAATGTTTCCTCCGAgtatcaattaaaaataaatgcTAGCATTGGTGccgttaatttttttaaaatatcaatagaTTGGACTTTACAAATttgaatgattattttatttattacaaaattaaatttataatcctATTTTTTGTGGATGATCCTCATCAAATTAAAGGTCATGcacctaaaaaaaataaaccttaaattttaaaaagttaaacTCAGAAAGACTATTTGATCAAATtagatgaaaattaaaattatgttaatatatataagaaaaatatactCTAAAATGGAATCAGGGTAAGTGCGATTTtggattgaaaaaaaaaaaaagagaatgaTAATAAAGTGCGTCTTTTCTTTGCTAACACGATTTTAGCCTTCTTGTTCTCCAAGGCCCCTGTCCTACTACGGACTACCCAAGCTCGAAGTCACGCATAGCAGAAAGGTGTGAATAAAAAGTGAGGCAAAGATTTTGCTATAGTCTTTCTGAGTATGAACTCAAAATATGGGGAGTCAGTTTCCGGACTAGTGGGTAAAGATTTTGCTATAGACGAGGCGGACACATCGGCGGTTCACAACATCCTTGTGCACAAAGACTGACGAGGACAAAATCGTGCTCTTAGACTCTCACAAGCTCATGGGAGCATCCGGAGAGACGGGCGGCCAGTGAAATCTCTTTTTTACTTGGTtgggatttattttattttttgggtaAACTATTGCATTTTAAATGAAGCGCGTGAAATGCTTGTAGTTTGTGACTTTTGGTTTGATGTTTTGTACATGGGTTTgttttgttgttgtgtttgctAGGGGTTTATGAATCAAGCTTTGGATTCTTACTGATATTTAATTTGAGTTTTTCTGTTTCTGATTATACTCTACGAATTTATATACATTGTTATCATGATTAAAGTACGATATGCTATATTAGCACCAGTATTCTCAACAGGCGAAGCCACGTCTGTTCCAGCCCTTCCGTGTGAGATGTTTGTCACACAAAAGAGAGTTTCGGAGGCTCACTCAAGTGATAAGCAAGATCATTATTTTGGTTGATGTATTTATCGTTTTCCATTGGTGGTGTGTTGGTGGTTTGGAGTTCTTAGGAGTTATTTCTTTGAAGTGAGAGTTCCTTGAGCAGGGACTTGCAGGAGCAACTGAATTATGAGCTATCTGTCTATCGTCGGATAAATGTCTTGTTGAACAAGATTGACTCTTTATGTTTTACAGATTGCTTTCCTATTCAATGGCTCGCACAAAACTCAATGAAGTATTATCTTAAGTGATAGACAAGATTACTTAGTTCTATCTTTATGTGGACCATAACAAACTGACTAATACTCTCATAACCTTTCATTATTTGATCTAGACTTCTTAGCTAGAGACAATCTTATTAATTATAATTGCATTTCAATGAAACCATCattctaaaaaatttattttactaaTTACAGATGTGGAGTTTATGTTCCAAAATTTTATGCCCTTTTATTGGAATCATTGATAGTTCTTATGGAGATTAATTACAATAAAGATTGAGATTTGGTATTAGAATTTGGTAATACGGTTCAATTAATCAAAGATTACGTCATCTGTGAATCCCTGTTGATAATGTATGCTTCCATTGTAATAAAACACTTTCCTAATTGACATGTTTTGACTTTTGCACGATT of the Primulina huaijiensis isolate GDHJ02 unplaced genomic scaffold, ASM1229523v2 scaffold43073, whole genome shotgun sequence genome contains:
- the LOC140969911 gene encoding type IV inositol polyphosphate 5-phosphatase 7-like produces the protein MGMENDSSTPQTYLNRRFSVCEKTIFGHRHSDFDPNMRWGYRPSDCSSSQRPSDCRPSDYSSGHRPSDYSSSRRPSDYSWGQRPSDFSRLESDEDYLPEDSPSTVLNTPMSYSANQGEDKAMMPECSRYSLVASKQMVGIFLTVWVRSELREFVQNIKVSCVGRGLMGYLGNKGSISISMLLHQTSFCFVCSHLTSGQKEGDELRRNADVTEILRKTRFPRVNCINDEKSPETILGHDRTIWLGDLNYRMALPYRSAKALIEMQNWRALLEKDQLRIEHRQGRVFDGWKEGKIYFPPTYKYSHNSDRYAGDDMHPKEKRRTPAWCDRILWYGTGLQQLSYVRGECRFSDHRPVSSVFWAEVESLPSRLRKSMSRSSSRIEVEEMLPYSHGYTELSFF